AGTATTGAAGAATAAATCGTCCTAAAGGGGAGCAATCTTCCGCTTTTATTTGCAACCTTGCTGGCATCGTTTGGTATCAGGAAAATCTCAATATCTACAATATAGCGGACGGGGAGCTATTGCTTACCATCTTTTATATCACCAAACAAACCCGTAAAAGGGCAAATTTATCCGTGGAAAAATATCACAAAAGTTCGCCTCAAGTTCTTGCGTAGTAAGAGAAACTTGATTTTACTGGTTTGGGTGAGAAAAGTATTCATTCCCATGGCAACCTGGTTGATTAGCTCTTAATACTCTCTTTATAAGTCAGCTAGTAATTTTGAGGATTGGAATAGGGAATAGTAGAGACGCGATATATCACCTCTCTACTCGCAGGTGTTTTAGCTACCTTGATATACAGAGTCTTGACTGTCTGGGTTCTCAGAAGTCAATTTGGGCTGTTTTTCTTGCCAGAATATACTCACTAGGTGGATAACTGCCAAAATAATGGCTGCTACGGAAATGACGTAACTGTGAATTGTGTATAGGTGCTGTACGGTGAGGGTGCTAATTACTCCCCCACCTGTAATAATGTCTCGCAATAAATGACCAACAAAAGGAATAGACTCGATAGTTCCTAACTCAATGTTAAAGCGCCAGAAACCCACTTGATCCCAACTGAGAATCATTGCTGTCCAACTTAAACCCATAGCACTCAGGGTGAAGAAAATTCCGCTTATCCAAGCTGTTAACCAGCTTTTACGCATTTGTCGATGTAGAAACATGACGACGATTTGAATAAGGGCGATCGCAATTACTAAATTGCCAGCAATATCATGGGCTTTACGGAATAACCAACCATAGTCAACCTGTTCAGTAATCATTTTCAGTGACAGGTAGGCTCTACCCGCAGCCGGTTCATAGTAGAACGATAGTAAAATTCCCGTCGTTGCAGCAATTAATGTCAAAGTCAAAATTACTACTGATAGCACCGTAGCTATCCGTCGCAGTACCATGTCGAATCTGCTTACTTCCATGGTTTACCGCCCCTTATATAAGATTTATGTAGGTTTTCTATAATTTTAGCTAATAAAAATTAAGAAAGGTAAACAGGTTGAAGGTCATAAGCATAAATACTTCCAATGGTAGATAGTGAGGTGTAGGGAGGGGAAACAAAGCAGAAGGTAATTGCGACTTTCCTCCCAGAGCCTTAATCTTGAGATTTTTGAGTTAATTAACTTGGTTTGTAGTCTCTTCACAGAACCTTGTTTGACTCCAGTCCCAAGATTAATTTTCCGCAAATCTGATAAATCCTGTAAACTAATACTTACGTAGGGAGTTAATCTAGTATCTAGGTATCAAGACGAGATGTTTATGGATAATAGCCAATGGTAGAGAGATGTTTCTAGTACTTATGACTAGAATAGCTTTATATCACGGGGTTATCAG
The Calothrix sp. 336/3 DNA segment above includes these coding regions:
- a CDS encoding cytochrome b N-terminal domain-containing protein, with the protein product MEVSRFDMVLRRIATVLSVVILTLTLIAATTGILLSFYYEPAAGRAYLSLKMITEQVDYGWLFRKAHDIAGNLVIAIALIQIVVMFLHRQMRKSWLTAWISGIFFTLSAMGLSWTAMILSWDQVGFWRFNIELGTIESIPFVGHLLRDIITGGGVISTLTVQHLYTIHSYVISVAAIILAVIHLVSIFWQEKQPKLTSENPDSQDSVYQGS